CAATCCAAGTGGAAGCGCCCATTGCTTGAGCCGCTTCAATGAAAACTTCAGTTTTCACACTCACGGTGTGGTTGCGGACAACGCGGTAATATTGGGGAATGTAAGCAATACTAATGGCGATCGCAGCATTCAATATCCCCCGCCCGACTACAAATGCTAGCGTCACCGACAGCAGTAAGCCCGGAAGGGTGTAGATGCTATCCATGAGAAACAGCAACACCTTATCTAATCTACCGCCAAGATAGCCACTCAACATCCCCAATGGCACACCAATAATCATACTTAGCGCTGTGGCTAAAATCACTACAAGTAGTGCTGCTTGAGCGCCGAATACCGTGCGGGAAAATACATCATGCCCCAGACGACTTGTACCAAACCAATGTTCGCCTGATGGTGGCTGTTGAGGGGGATTAGAGAGAAATTCCTTCGGATTTTGCAGCCATCCCCAAGCCTGAAATACAGGCGCAAAGAAAGCCAGGAAGATGAAAAATAGAGTAATAGCTAACCCAATCACCATTAATTTCTGGGAAAGATTGGGATTTTTGGCAAAACGTAAAAATGTCGGCAGTTGACGTTTAGTAATGGTCATTTGCGATCGCCTGCATTAAGCAAGATACGCTGACCATTGTACCTATGGGATTGGGGATTGGGGATTGGGTACTGGGGACTGGGGACTGGGGACTGGGTACTGGGGATTGGGGACTGGGGACTGGGGATTGGGCAAAATCTCTCATAAAATTGAAAGACTTTAGATTAGGATGATATGGGAGATAGGGGTTTTGAGTCTTTAGACTTCTATCAAGATAGCCTCAAGCTGGTAAAAGCGGCTTACCGACTAGCAGATAGTTTGCCTGATTGTGAGCGTTACAATTTGAGCGATCAATTACGAAGAGCGGTTTGTAGTTTGTTACTGAACATAGCTGAAGGCTATGGGCGCTATCACTACTTAGATAGA
Above is a window of Nostoc sp. UHCC 0702 DNA encoding:
- a CDS encoding ABC transporter permease, producing MTITKRQLPTFLRFAKNPNLSQKLMVIGLAITLFFIFLAFFAPVFQAWGWLQNPKEFLSNPPQQPPSGEHWFGTSRLGHDVFSRTVFGAQAALLVVILATALSMIIGVPLGMLSGYLGGRLDKVLLFLMDSIYTLPGLLLSVTLAFVVGRGILNAAIAISIAYIPQYYRVVRNHTVSVKTEVFIEAAQAMGASTWIVLSRYLFFNVIQSVPVLFTLNAADAILVLGGLGFLGLGLPEEVPEWGHDLKQALEALPTGIWWTTLFPGLAMTLMVVGLSLLGEGLNEFVNPRLRRENGIRK